Proteins co-encoded in one Capsicum annuum cultivar UCD-10X-F1 chromosome 9, UCD10Xv1.1, whole genome shotgun sequence genomic window:
- the LOC107842902 gene encoding soluble inorganic pyrophosphatase 4, with translation MTPPIETPVKASVPQKFSIPPLNERILSSMTRRSVAAHPWHDLEIGPDAPQIFNVVVEISKGSKVKYELDKKTGLIKVDRVLYSSVVYPHNYGFIPRTLCEDSDPLDVLVIMQEPVLPGCFLRAKAIGLMPMIDQGEKDDKIIAVCADDPEYKHYTDINELPPHRLAEIRRFFEDYKKNENKEVAVNDFLPAAKAFEAVQHSQDLYADYIVESLRR, from the exons ATGACTCCACCCATCGAAACTCCAGTCAAGGCTTCAGTTCCACAGAAGTTCTCCATTCCACCTCTTAATGAAAGAATACTCTCTTCTATGACAAGGAGATCGGTTGCAGCTCATCCTTGGCATGATCTCGAGATAG GACCTGATGCCCCACAGATTTTTAATGTG GTGGTTGAGATCAGTAAGGGGAGCAAGGTGAAGTATGAACTTGATAAAAAAACTGGACTGATCAAG GTCGATCGTGTTCTTTACTCATCAGTTGTATACCCCCATAACTATGGGTTCATCCCTCGTACACTCTGTGAGGACAGTGACCCTCTGGATGTCTTAGTCATCATGCAG GAGCCTGTTCTTCCTGGTTGCTTTCTTAGGGCTAAAGCAATTGGTCTTATGCCCATGATTGATCAG GGAGAAAAGGATGACAAGATAATTGCTGTCTGTGCTGATGATCCTGAATATAAGCACTACACTGATATCAATGAGCTGCCACCCCATCGTTTGGCTGAGATCCGTCGCTTCTTTGAGGATT acaagaaaaatgaaaacaaggaaGTTGCTGTTAATGACTTTCTTCCAGCTGCCAAAGCCTTCGAAGCAGTCCAGCATTCCCA GGATCTGTATGCAGACTACATCGTGGAGAGCCTGAGGAGATGA